Genomic window (Ureibacillus composti):
GCAAACGAAGAGGTAATCGACAAGATGCAAGTGACTCAGTTAGGTACATCGAATAATCCATTTACACAGCAATTAATTTCACAATTTATCGAAGAAAACTCCTTAGAGTCACATATTGAGCAATTGAAATTACGCTATCGTCATTCACGTGATGTGATGGTGAAGGCACTACAAGAACAATTTGGAGAGAACATTACATTTGAGATTCCAAAGGGCGGATTCTTTATTTGGGTGACTTTCCAAGGTGAATTTGATGCGGATCTTTACACGGAAATAGCGTTTGAGCATGGAGTAAGCATTGTTTCAGGAACTGCATTTTATGAAGGCACTGGTGGTGAAAATCAAATCCGACTGTGCTTTTCATATAGCTCAGAGGAACAAATTAAGAGGGGTGTTGAAAAGCTTGCCAAAGCATATGAAACATTGAAATTAAAGGGGGGAAAGCAATGATCGAATTGAAAAATATTCGAAAATCCTTTGGAAAAGATGTCATCATAAAAGATATTTCGATGCAAGTGGAAAAAGGCGATGTGATTTCGATTTTAGGTCCAAGTGGATCGGGGAAAACAACACTCCTTCGTTGCATTAACTTTTTAGAAAAGCCAGATAGTGGTGAGATGGTGCTCGACAATCTACATGTGGATTTAAAAAAGGCTTCCAAGAAGGAAATTTTGAGTGTACGACGCAAAACGGCAATGGTGTTCCAACAGTACAATCTTTTTCAAAATTTAACAGCTCTTGAAAATGTCATGAAAGCACTGATTGTTGTTCAAGGTTATACCAAGGTAAAAGCAACAGAAAAAAGCTTAGCGTTGTTAGAGAAAGTTGGCTTAAGCGATAAAGCAAACCTTTACCCGAGCCAACTATCAGGTGGACAGCAACAACGAATTAGCATTGCACGTGCTTTAGCGTTAGAGCCGGAAATTATTTTATTTGATGAGCCAACGTCAGCACTTGACCCGGAACTTGTAGGTGAAGTTTTGCAAGTAATTCGTAAAATTGCCGATGAAGGCGTAACGATGGTGATTGTGACACATGAAATGAGCTTTGCACGGGAAATTTCAAATCAAATTGTCTTTATGGAAAATGGCTTTGTCGTTGAAAACGGCCCACCCGAACAACTATTTGAAAACCCACAAGAAGAACGAACAAAACAGTTTTTAGCAAAACATATAGCTCCATGGAGTTATCAAATTTAGGGGGAGAAAAATGATGAAAAAGTGGTTCAAAAAAGCGGTTTTTACAACGACTGCAGTATTAGCGTTAGCAGCATGCTCGAGCGAGGAAGAAAAAGAGACCGTAGAGGCATCAGCTGAAGGAACTAAGGTTGTATACGTAGCACAAAATATTGTTCCGAATAAACCTTATAGCTTCTTTAATGAAAAAAATGAAATGGACGGCTATACGGTTGATTATTTAAAAGCTGTCGACGAATTATTGAAGGATTATACATTTGAATATGACCAAGTTGAAGCAGATGCTATGTTAGTAGGGACAGAGACAGGAAAATATGATTTAGCTGCCAATTATTATTATCTAACGCCAGAACGCAAAGAAAATTATTTACTTGGAGAAAGCGAATATGGTTATACGTATACGTCAATTGTAACGAAAGCAAATGAAAAAGACATACAATCATTTGAAGATTTAGGTGGTCGTATTGTATCACCATTGAATCCAGGAGGGGGAACAAGTGTAGCCATTAAAGAATTTAATGAAAAAAACCCGGATCATCCTATTTTGATTGACTGGACAGAATCTTTTGCTGATGCGGAAGCATTTAAGGGGATTGATGCAGGGAAATATGACGCATGGTACGGTAATTCCCATAACTTTGATGTTATTAACGAAAGTTTAAAGCTAGATTTGAAAATTGCTGCCTATGTTTCAAAAGAACCGATTTGGGTGTTGTTCAATAAAGATAACGAAGAGCTTGTAACTGCTTTTAATGAGGCAACAAAACAATTAAAAGAGGATGGAACATTAGCAGAGCTTTCAAACAAATGGTTCGGTAAAAATTACTTTGAAGAAGAGTAAAAGAACTAACCACCGAGTGAAGAGGTGAAGTGATGAATACAAGTTATTATTTAGGGGCACTTGAAACGATACTACCTAAACTCCCAATTACAATTGGGATGATGATGTTGGCACTACTTGGAGGGCTTATCGTTGGTACGATACTAGCCATTATCCGTATACGGCAAAAGCCGATTTCAAATGCGTTGGCAACCATATATATTTCGTTTATGCGTTGTACCCCAACAATTGTTCAATTATTTTTAGTGTTTTATGGCTTGCCGTTATTTTTTGAACTAATGGGAATCGACATAAATGGTTGGAGCAAATTTATCTTTGCAGTGCTAGCATTAGGCTTACACAGCACTGCTGTCATTGCAGAAATTATGCGAGCTGCTTATTTATCAGTGCCAGCAGGTCAATTTGAGGCAGCAGAAGCAGTAGGAATGACAAAACTTCAAATGTTACGTCATATTGTTTTACCACAAGCCACTCATATTGCGATGCCTAATTTAGGGAATGAAGCAATCAGCTTGTTGAAAGAAACATCCCTCGCATTTTCTATCGGTGTTGTTGACATTATGGGAAGTGCGCAAATTTTAGTAAATAATAATTACGGCATGAATGTTGTGGAAGTGTATGTCGTTATCTCAATTTTATATTGGCTTTTATCCATTGTAGTTGGGCGAATTGTTGAATGGTCGCGTCGCCGATCTCAAAATCGTTATCGCAGAATGGCAAATGCTACTTAAGGAGGGCACTATGTTTGATGTAAGTTATATGATTCAAAATACCCCGAAAATATTAGAGGCATTGCCACGTACATTATTGATCGCGGTTATCTCGATGAGTATTGGATTAGTTTTAGGATTATTATTGGCTTTAATCCGACTAAACAGAGTGAAATTGTTGGAACAGTTAGCGACACTCTATATTTCATTCTTTCGGGGGACACCGGTACTCGTACAAATGTATTTAATTTTTTATAGTTTGCCATATGTGTTTATGTATTTGAATGAAAAATGGCAAACAACATTTTTCCCGGAACATTTTTCACCGCTACTAACAGCGATCATTATCTTTTCACTCAATATAACAGCCTACGTATCAGAGGCTTGGTATGCAGGGCTTGATTCAGTTGAATATGGTCAGGTGGAGGCGGGACAGTCAGTTGGAATGACGTGGCTCCATACGATTCGCCATATTATTTTGCCTCAGGCACTAGTCAATGCGTTACCGAACTTTGGCAATGCGTTTATTGGCCTTATTAAAGGAACATCCCTTGCCTTTTCTATTCAAGTAGTAGATTTAATGGCAGTGGCGAAAATCCAAGCGGGGGATGATTATCGCTATTTAGAAATGTATGCAGCAGTATCGCTAATTTATTGGGGTGTTTGCTTCTTGCTTGAACGTTTATTCATTTATTTAGAAAAACGATTTTCGAAATTTAAAACGAAGACTATTTATGTTTAAGGGGAGATTAGTGTGACGAAAAAGAAATTGCATTTAGGGGCATTTGTTTTTAGTGCGGGTCAGCATGTTGCAGCTTGGCGCCATGAAAGCTCAGCTGCGGAACATTTATTAGATACGCATCTATATGAACAATTAGCTGTCATTGCAGAGAGTGGCAAATTAGATATGCTGTTAATTTTAGAAATGTTAGCGGTACCCGAAAAATCGCCTGGTGTTTTTGATGATGC
Coding sequences:
- a CDS encoding amino acid ABC transporter ATP-binding protein, which translates into the protein MIELKNIRKSFGKDVIIKDISMQVEKGDVISILGPSGSGKTTLLRCINFLEKPDSGEMVLDNLHVDLKKASKKEILSVRRKTAMVFQQYNLFQNLTALENVMKALIVVQGYTKVKATEKSLALLEKVGLSDKANLYPSQLSGGQQQRISIARALALEPEIILFDEPTSALDPELVGEVLQVIRKIADEGVTMVIVTHEMSFAREISNQIVFMENGFVVENGPPEQLFENPQEERTKQFLAKHIAPWSYQI
- a CDS encoding transporter substrate-binding domain-containing protein, whose amino-acid sequence is MMKKWFKKAVFTTTAVLALAACSSEEEKETVEASAEGTKVVYVAQNIVPNKPYSFFNEKNEMDGYTVDYLKAVDELLKDYTFEYDQVEADAMLVGTETGKYDLAANYYYLTPERKENYLLGESEYGYTYTSIVTKANEKDIQSFEDLGGRIVSPLNPGGGTSVAIKEFNEKNPDHPILIDWTESFADAEAFKGIDAGKYDAWYGNSHNFDVINESLKLDLKIAAYVSKEPIWVLFNKDNEELVTAFNEATKQLKEDGTLAELSNKWFGKNYFEEE
- a CDS encoding amino acid ABC transporter permease, which produces MNTSYYLGALETILPKLPITIGMMMLALLGGLIVGTILAIIRIRQKPISNALATIYISFMRCTPTIVQLFLVFYGLPLFFELMGIDINGWSKFIFAVLALGLHSTAVIAEIMRAAYLSVPAGQFEAAEAVGMTKLQMLRHIVLPQATHIAMPNLGNEAISLLKETSLAFSIGVVDIMGSAQILVNNNYGMNVVEVYVVISILYWLLSIVVGRIVEWSRRRSQNRYRRMANAT
- a CDS encoding amino acid ABC transporter permease, which codes for MFDVSYMIQNTPKILEALPRTLLIAVISMSIGLVLGLLLALIRLNRVKLLEQLATLYISFFRGTPVLVQMYLIFYSLPYVFMYLNEKWQTTFFPEHFSPLLTAIIIFSLNITAYVSEAWYAGLDSVEYGQVEAGQSVGMTWLHTIRHIILPQALVNALPNFGNAFIGLIKGTSLAFSIQVVDLMAVAKIQAGDDYRYLEMYAAVSLIYWGVCFLLERLFIYLEKRFSKFKTKTIYV